A genomic region of Halomonas aestuarii contains the following coding sequences:
- the pyrE gene encoding orotate phosphoribosyltransferase codes for MQAYQREFIEFAIEQGVLSFGEFTLKSGRVSPYFFNAGLFRTGGALARLGRFYARAIEASGLEVDVLFGPAYKGIPLAATTAVALADHHDRDLPYAFNRKEAKDHGEGGHIVGAELAGRILIIDDVITAGTAIREVMGLIEGAGARAAGVVIALDRQERGRDEDDPRSAIQEVEATYGMPVVSIVTLDLVLEYLEEHAGEALKGHAEAIRAYRDRYGVRAG; via the coding sequence ATGCAAGCCTACCAGCGGGAGTTCATCGAGTTCGCCATCGAGCAGGGCGTGCTGAGCTTCGGCGAGTTCACCCTGAAGTCCGGGCGCGTCAGTCCCTATTTCTTCAACGCCGGCCTGTTCCGGACCGGCGGCGCCCTGGCCCGGCTGGGGCGCTTCTATGCCCGCGCCATCGAGGCCAGCGGCCTCGAGGTCGACGTGCTCTTCGGCCCGGCCTACAAGGGCATCCCGCTGGCCGCCACCACCGCCGTGGCCCTGGCCGACCATCATGACCGCGACCTGCCCTATGCGTTCAATCGCAAGGAGGCCAAGGATCACGGCGAGGGCGGCCACATCGTCGGTGCCGAGCTCGCCGGGCGCATCCTGATCATCGACGACGTGATCACCGCCGGCACCGCCATCCGCGAGGTCATGGGCCTGATCGAGGGCGCTGGCGCCCGGGCGGCGGGCGTGGTGATCGCCCTGGACCGCCAGGAGCGCGGCCGTGACGAGGACGATCCGCGCAGCGCCATCCAGGAGGTGGAAGCCACCTATGGCATGCCGGTGGTCAGCATCGTCACCCTGGACCTGGTGCTCGAGTACCTCGAGGAGCACGCCGGCGAGGCCCTTAAGGGCCATGCCGAGGCGATCCGCGCCTACCGCGACCGCTACGGCGTGCGAGCCGGCTGA
- a CDS encoding exodeoxyribonuclease III, translating into MKIATINVNGIREAVGRGFLDWLANQDADVVCVQNLKAKSFELDDSILYPEGYEGYFLDAEQDGFSGVGLYCRKIPKAIMYGLGFPQCDHEARFLQADYDRFSIASFLMPDGSDYAEKQAFMAQYQEYLSKMARKRREYIICGTWHIAHKTLDLENWADNQTTPGFKPEERAWMDQVFGPTGFIDTFREINRDAGEYTWWPKLDQEVPRSRQEGWRIDYQIVGPNFRRHVVDAWIDYDATFSEFAPLIVEYDLTL; encoded by the coding sequence ATGAAAATCGCCACCATCAATGTCAACGGCATCCGCGAGGCCGTGGGTCGAGGCTTTCTCGACTGGCTGGCCAACCAGGACGCCGATGTCGTCTGCGTGCAGAACCTCAAGGCCAAGAGCTTCGAGCTGGACGATAGCATCCTCTACCCGGAAGGGTACGAGGGCTACTTCCTCGATGCGGAGCAGGACGGCTTCTCGGGGGTCGGCCTGTACTGCCGCAAGATCCCCAAGGCGATCATGTACGGCCTGGGATTTCCCCAGTGCGACCACGAGGCCCGCTTCCTGCAGGCCGACTACGACCGCTTCAGCATCGCCAGCTTCCTGATGCCCGACGGCAGCGACTATGCCGAGAAGCAGGCCTTCATGGCCCAGTACCAGGAGTACCTGTCGAAGATGGCCCGCAAGCGTCGCGAGTACATCATCTGCGGGACCTGGCACATCGCCCACAAGACGCTCGACCTGGAGAATTGGGCCGACAACCAGACCACGCCCGGCTTCAAGCCCGAGGAGCGTGCCTGGATGGACCAGGTGTTCGGTCCCACCGGCTTCATCGACACCTTCCGCGAGATCAACCGCGATGCCGGGGAATACACCTGGTGGCCGAAGCTCGACCAGGAGGTGCCGCGCTCCCGCCAGGAAGGCTGGCGCATCGACTACCAGATCGTCGGCCCCAACTTCCGTCGCCACGTGGTGGACGCCTGGATCGACTACGACGCGACCTTCTCGGAGTTCGCGCCGCTGATCGTCGAGTACGACCTGACGCTCTGA
- the rph gene encoding ribonuclease PH, whose translation MSSEIRRPSGRAPDQSREIRITRDYTRHAEGSVLVEFGDTKVLCNASVEAGVPRWLRGKKQGWVTAEYGMLPRATHTRGSREATRGKQGGRTLEIQRLIGRSLRAAVNLKKLGEFTITVDCDVIQADGGTRTASITGGCVALIDAIRYLQREKQIKGDPFHQLVSSVSVGLFKGMPVVDLDYPEDSSADTDMNVVMAEGGGLIEVQGTAEAGTFSRAELDAMLDLAEKAGGELFAHQREALGIRG comes from the coding sequence ATGTCCTCGGAGATCCGGCGTCCCAGCGGACGCGCCCCCGACCAGTCCCGCGAGATCCGCATCACCCGCGACTACACGCGCCACGCCGAGGGCTCGGTGCTGGTGGAGTTCGGTGATACCAAGGTGCTGTGCAACGCCAGCGTCGAGGCCGGCGTGCCGCGCTGGCTGCGCGGCAAGAAGCAGGGCTGGGTGACCGCGGAGTACGGCATGCTGCCCCGGGCCACCCACACCCGCGGCAGCCGCGAGGCGACCCGCGGCAAGCAGGGCGGCCGTACCCTGGAGATCCAGCGGCTGATCGGCCGTTCGCTGAGGGCGGCGGTGAACCTGAAGAAGCTGGGCGAATTCACCATCACCGTCGACTGCGACGTCATCCAGGCCGATGGCGGCACCCGTACCGCCTCCATCACCGGCGGGTGCGTGGCGCTGATCGACGCGATCCGCTACCTGCAGCGCGAGAAGCAGATCAAGGGCGACCCCTTCCACCAGCTGGTCAGCTCGGTCTCGGTGGGGTTGTTCAAGGGCATGCCGGTGGTCGACCTGGACTACCCCGAGGACTCGAGCGCCGACACTGACATGAACGTGGTGATGGCCGAGGGCGGCGGGCTGATCGAGGTGCAGGGCACCGCCGAGGCCGGCACCTTCAGTCGTGCCGAGCTCGATGCCATGCTCGACCTGGCCGAGAAGGCCGGCGGCGAGCTGTTCGCCCATCAGCGCGAGGCGCTGGGCATTCGCGGCTGA
- a CDS encoding YicC/YloC family endoribonuclease produces the protein MVHSMTAFSRQDRDTEAGRLQLELRSVNQRYLEPHFRLPETLRDLEPPFREALRARLARGKVECTLRFEPSGEEAEPAVDRARLAALAAALEEVRDSVPGAAMPDALSLLGHPGVLDRRGPDMEAVKQQALALFQAALDDLVAGRAREGEKLAALIRERLFAVNEQVAEVRRLMPQILERQRAQLLERLEAIRAELDPQRLEAELVMLAQKADVDEELDRLATHVTEVERQLGQPGPVGRRLDFLMQELNREANTLSSKSVVAATTRCAVELKVLIEQMREQIQNIE, from the coding sequence ATGGTCCACAGCATGACCGCCTTTTCACGCCAGGATCGCGACACCGAAGCGGGCCGGCTGCAGCTCGAGCTGCGCTCGGTCAACCAGCGCTACCTGGAGCCCCACTTCCGCCTGCCCGAGACGCTGCGCGACCTGGAGCCACCGTTCCGCGAGGCCCTGCGCGCCCGCCTGGCCCGGGGCAAGGTCGAGTGCACCCTGCGCTTCGAGCCCAGCGGAGAGGAGGCCGAACCGGCCGTCGACCGAGCGCGCCTGGCGGCCCTGGCCGCGGCGCTGGAGGAGGTCCGCGACAGCGTGCCTGGCGCCGCCATGCCGGATGCCCTCAGCCTGCTCGGGCATCCGGGCGTGCTCGACCGTCGCGGCCCGGACATGGAGGCCGTCAAGCAACAGGCCCTGGCCCTGTTCCAGGCCGCCCTGGACGACCTGGTGGCCGGCCGGGCCCGGGAGGGCGAGAAGCTCGCCGCGCTGATTCGCGAGCGACTGTTCGCGGTGAACGAACAGGTGGCCGAGGTGCGTAGGCTGATGCCCCAGATCCTCGAGCGCCAGCGGGCCCAGCTGCTGGAGCGACTCGAGGCGATCCGCGCCGAGCTGGATCCCCAGCGGCTCGAGGCCGAGCTGGTAATGCTCGCCCAGAAGGCCGACGTCGACGAGGAACTCGATCGCCTGGCCACCCATGTCACCGAGGTGGAGCGCCAGCTCGGCCAGCCCGGCCCGGTGGGACGGCGCCTGGACTTCCTGATGCAGGAGCTCAATCGCGAGGCCAACACCCTGTCGTCCAAGTCGGTGGTGGCCGCCACCACCCGCTGTGCCGTGGAACTCAAGGTGCTGATCGAGCAGATGCGCGAGCAGATCCAGAACATCGAGTGA
- the gmk gene encoding guanylate kinase, translated as MAQGTLFIVSAPSGAGKTSLVRELIESLDGIQVSVSHTTRARRDGEVDGVNYHFVDVPAFEAMVEQGDFFEYARVFDNYYGTSRSAVQAMLAAGQDVILEIDWQGARQVRAQLPEAVSVFILPPSREELERRLSGRGTDEHAVIARRMRDAVDEMTHHDEYDYLVINDDFTTALRELQSLVIARRLTLERVSEHHAPLLEALLA; from the coding sequence ATGGCCCAAGGTACGCTCTTCATCGTTTCCGCTCCCTCCGGCGCCGGCAAGACCAGCCTGGTGCGCGAACTGATCGAAAGCCTCGACGGCATCCAGGTCTCGGTCTCGCACACCACCCGCGCGCGCCGCGACGGCGAGGTGGACGGCGTCAACTACCATTTCGTGGACGTGCCGGCCTTCGAGGCGATGGTCGAGCAGGGTGACTTCTTCGAGTATGCCCGGGTCTTCGACAACTACTACGGCACCTCACGCAGTGCCGTGCAGGCGATGCTCGCCGCCGGCCAGGACGTGATCCTGGAGATCGACTGGCAGGGCGCCCGCCAGGTGCGCGCGCAGCTGCCCGAGGCGGTCTCGGTGTTCATCCTCCCCCCTTCCCGGGAGGAGCTCGAGCGCCGTCTCTCCGGCCGCGGCACCGACGAGCATGCGGTGATCGCCCGCCGCATGCGCGACGCGGTGGACGAGATGACCCACCACGACGAGTACGACTACCTGGTGATCAACGACGACTTCACCACGGCCCTGCGCGAGCTGCAGTCGCTGGTCATCGCGCGACGCCTGACCCTGGAGCGGGTCAGCGAGCACCACGCCCCCCTGCTCGAGGCGCTGCTGGCCTGA
- the rpoZ gene encoding DNA-directed RNA polymerase subunit omega — translation MARVTVEDCLENVENRFKLVMISTHRARQLARGSRDALLPWENDKPTVMALREIAEGKVDASVLDEPIEAAPVRVRPEFEPGSHPEE, via the coding sequence ATGGCACGTGTCACCGTCGAAGACTGTCTCGAAAACGTCGAAAACCGCTTCAAGCTGGTGATGATCTCCACTCACCGTGCCCGCCAGCTGGCCCGTGGCTCCCGCGACGCCCTGCTGCCCTGGGAGAACGACAAGCCCACCGTGATGGCCCTGCGCGAGATTGCCGAAGGCAAGGTCGATGCCAGCGTGCTCGACGAGCCCATCGAGGCGGCCCCGGTGCGCGTGCGTCCTGAGTTCGAGCCGGGCAGCCATCCCGAGGAGTGA
- a CDS encoding RelA/SpoT family protein, which yields MFTIDDLADRLGGYLPKDEIQQVKRAFYYAEQAHDGQRRRSGEPYVTHPLAVANILANMHMDYQSLMAAMLHDVIEDTGVSKKALARQFGDPVAELVDGVSKLTQITFEDKAVAQAENFQKMVLAMSRDIRVIIVKLADRLHNMRTLGALRPAKKRRIARETLEIYARIASRLGINTIRVELEDLSFQALYPMRAERIKRAVSRARGHRRSTIRQLQTSLQQSLDDEGLTGTVIGRQKHLLSIYRKMRDQRKSFAEIMDVFGFRIITEDVDSCYRILGVVHNLYKPVPGRFKDYIAIPKANGYQSLHTTLFGRGGMPIEVQIRTREMEALANNGVAAHWLYKAGQTDHPIAQGSHARARAWVKGLLEMQRHAGDSLEFIEHVKNDLFPDDIYVFTPKGDIMELPQGATVIDFAYSVHTDIGNSCIACRIDRHLAPLSTRLESGQTLEIITSPGARPNLAWLNFVITAKARSAIRHALKHQQQTEAVQLGRRLLNKALAPFETSLEELPEGVLDRLLAEHSLTQEAPLLESIGLGTRVAHVVARRLIGLQQGEPDAPAGQPPRGQGPIVINGAEGMVIKFARCCRPLPGDPVIGHLSAGKGIVVHRAECRNLGELRNDPDKLFALEWSDDIDEDFPSALRLEMETRRGLVAELAALVTDAGANIERIDIEERDARLSIVNLILAVRNRVHLARIIKRLRNLSHVGRITRLGN from the coding sequence ATGTTCACCATCGATGACCTGGCCGACAGACTCGGCGGCTATCTTCCCAAGGACGAGATCCAGCAGGTCAAGCGCGCCTTCTACTATGCCGAGCAGGCCCACGACGGCCAGCGACGTCGTTCCGGCGAGCCCTATGTGACCCACCCGCTGGCCGTCGCCAATATCCTCGCCAACATGCACATGGACTACCAGAGCCTCATGGCCGCCATGCTGCATGACGTCATCGAGGACACCGGCGTCTCCAAGAAGGCCCTGGCCCGACAGTTCGGGGACCCCGTCGCCGAGCTGGTCGACGGCGTTTCCAAGCTGACCCAGATCACCTTCGAGGACAAGGCGGTCGCCCAGGCCGAGAACTTCCAGAAGATGGTGCTGGCGATGTCCCGGGACATCCGGGTGATCATCGTCAAGCTCGCCGACCGGCTGCACAACATGCGCACCCTGGGGGCCCTGCGTCCCGCGAAGAAGCGCCGCATCGCCCGCGAGACCCTGGAGATCTACGCCCGTATCGCCAGCCGGCTGGGCATCAACACCATCCGTGTCGAGCTCGAGGACCTCTCCTTCCAGGCCCTCTACCCGATGCGGGCCGAGCGCATCAAGCGCGCCGTATCCCGGGCCCGGGGCCATCGCCGCTCGACGATCCGCCAGCTCCAGACCAGCCTCCAGCAGAGCCTCGACGACGAGGGCCTGACGGGCACGGTGATCGGCCGCCAGAAGCACCTGCTGTCGATCTATCGCAAGATGCGCGACCAGCGGAAGTCCTTCGCCGAGATCATGGATGTCTTCGGCTTTCGCATCATCACCGAGGACGTCGACAGCTGCTACCGGATCCTCGGCGTGGTGCACAACCTCTACAAGCCGGTGCCGGGGCGCTTCAAGGACTACATCGCCATCCCCAAGGCCAACGGCTACCAGAGCCTGCACACCACCCTGTTCGGCCGGGGCGGCATGCCCATCGAGGTGCAGATCCGCACCCGCGAGATGGAGGCCCTGGCCAACAACGGTGTCGCCGCCCACTGGCTCTACAAGGCCGGCCAGACCGACCACCCCATCGCCCAGGGCAGCCATGCCAGGGCCCGCGCCTGGGTCAAGGGCCTGCTGGAGATGCAGCGCCACGCCGGGGATTCCCTGGAGTTCATCGAACACGTCAAGAACGACCTCTTCCCCGACGACATCTACGTCTTCACGCCCAAGGGCGACATCATGGAGCTGCCCCAGGGCGCCACGGTGATCGACTTCGCCTACAGCGTGCATACTGACATCGGCAACAGCTGCATCGCCTGTCGCATCGACCGCCACCTGGCGCCGCTCTCCACCCGGCTCGAGAGTGGCCAGACCCTGGAGATCATCACCTCTCCCGGGGCGCGGCCCAACCTGGCCTGGCTCAATTTCGTGATCACCGCCAAGGCCCGCTCGGCGATCCGCCACGCCCTCAAGCACCAGCAGCAGACCGAGGCGGTCCAGCTCGGCCGCCGCCTGCTCAACAAGGCCCTGGCGCCGTTCGAGACCAGCCTGGAGGAACTTCCCGAGGGCGTGCTCGACCGCCTGCTGGCAGAGCACTCGCTGACCCAGGAGGCGCCGCTGCTGGAATCCATCGGGCTGGGCACCCGCGTTGCCCATGTGGTGGCCCGGCGGCTGATCGGGCTGCAGCAGGGCGAACCCGACGCGCCGGCGGGGCAACCGCCGCGTGGCCAGGGGCCGATCGTGATCAACGGCGCCGAGGGCATGGTGATCAAGTTCGCGCGCTGCTGTCGCCCGCTGCCCGGCGACCCGGTGATCGGCCACCTCTCGGCGGGCAAGGGGATCGTGGTGCACCGCGCCGAGTGCCGCAACCTTGGCGAGCTGAGGAACGACCCGGACAAGCTGTTCGCACTCGAGTGGTCCGACGACATCGACGAGGACTTTCCCTCGGCCCTGCGCCTGGAGATGGAGACCCGCCGCGGCCTGGTGGCGGAGCTGGCCGCCCTGGTCACCGACGCCGGCGCCAACATCGAGCGCATCGACATCGAGGAGCGCGACGCACGGCTGTCGATCGTCAACCTGATCCTCGCGGTCCGCAACCGGGTCCACCTGGCGCGCATCATCAAGCGCCTGCGCAACCTGTCCCACGTAGGCCGCATCACCCGTCTCGGCAATTGA
- a CDS encoding RidA family protein has product MSNKAVINTDQAPSAIGPYSQAIKAGNTVYISGQIPLDPASMEIVSDDFEAQARQVFSNLKAVCEEAAGTLQDVVKLNLYLVDLEHFAVVNKVMEEVFQAPYPARAAVGVKALPKGAQVEAEAVMIIGD; this is encoded by the coding sequence ATGAGCAACAAGGCCGTGATCAACACCGACCAGGCGCCCTCCGCCATCGGCCCATACTCCCAGGCCATCAAGGCCGGCAACACCGTCTACATCTCCGGCCAGATCCCCCTGGACCCGGCCAGCATGGAGATCGTCTCCGACGACTTCGAGGCCCAGGCTCGCCAGGTCTTCAGCAACCTCAAGGCCGTCTGCGAGGAAGCCGCCGGCACCCTGCAGGACGTGGTCAAGCTCAACCTCTACCTGGTCGACCTGGAGCACTTCGCCGTGGTCAACAAGGTGATGGAGGAGGTCTTCCAGGCGCCCTACCCGGCCCGTGCCGCGGTGGGCGTGAAGGCCCTGCCGAAGGGCGCACAGGTCGAGGCTGAGGCGGTCATGATCATCGGCGACTGA
- the thpR gene encoding RNA 2',3'-cyclic phosphodiesterase: MRLFLALVPPPALRRRLGELAERAWTRCGGRRVPDDSLHLTLAFLGEVDEAGADELMTWVEELEVPEGEWRLDAWGCFSRPGILWVGGRTPDRALVALQASLWHELEARGFGRGPSHFVPHVTLLRRARRLETQGLPPIDLTWRHGRLALLRSFTENDGARYETLARSSTT, encoded by the coding sequence ATGCGCCTCTTCCTGGCCCTGGTCCCGCCGCCGGCCCTGCGCCGGCGGCTCGGCGAACTCGCCGAGCGGGCCTGGACCCGCTGTGGCGGGCGGCGCGTGCCCGATGACAGCCTGCACCTGACCCTGGCCTTCCTCGGCGAGGTCGACGAGGCCGGAGCGGACGAACTGATGACGTGGGTGGAGGAGCTGGAGGTTCCCGAGGGGGAATGGCGCCTGGACGCCTGGGGATGCTTCAGCCGTCCGGGCATCCTCTGGGTGGGCGGCCGGACGCCCGACAGGGCGCTGGTGGCGCTGCAGGCGTCGCTGTGGCATGAGCTGGAGGCGCGGGGATTCGGCCGCGGGCCGTCGCACTTCGTCCCGCATGTCACACTGCTGCGTCGCGCCCGTCGGCTGGAGACGCAGGGGCTGCCGCCGATCGACCTGACCTGGCGCCATGGACGCCTGGCGCTGCTGCGCTCCTTCACCGAGAACGACGGGGCCCGCTACGAGACCCTCGCCCGTTCGTCGACGACCTGA
- a CDS encoding SDR family oxidoreductase, whose protein sequence is MKTTTLILGCGDIGMALGRELLEAGHHVVGARRNIRALEGSGIEAVAVDLADPATLTGLPDADTLVYVVSADRFEEEAYRAAYPDGLKAVLQEFSGRDRPPRRVFFVSSTSVYAQRDGEEVDEASPAEPSGFSGTLMWEAEQALLDHDLPGTVVRFSGIYGPGRDRLIRQVGEGRIAPASPVMYSNRIHRDDCAGALAHLIGLALADEPVASLYLGSDCEPAPLNEVMVWLAKQLKVEATETIQSPLRRRASKRLSNARLLESGYRFRYPSFREGYAQVLQAGGFLPEKA, encoded by the coding sequence GTGAAGACGACGACACTGATTCTCGGCTGTGGCGACATCGGCATGGCACTGGGACGCGAACTGCTCGAGGCCGGGCACCATGTGGTGGGGGCCCGCAGGAATATCCGTGCCCTGGAAGGCAGTGGCATCGAGGCCGTCGCGGTGGACCTCGCTGACCCGGCCACGCTCACCGGGCTTCCCGATGCCGATACCCTGGTCTATGTGGTCAGCGCCGACCGCTTCGAGGAGGAGGCCTATCGCGCCGCCTACCCCGATGGCCTGAAGGCGGTGCTCCAGGAGTTTTCCGGCCGCGACAGGCCCCCCCGACGCGTGTTCTTCGTCTCCTCGACCAGCGTCTATGCCCAGCGGGACGGCGAGGAGGTCGACGAGGCGAGCCCCGCCGAACCGTCCGGTTTCTCGGGAACGCTGATGTGGGAGGCCGAGCAGGCGCTGCTCGACCACGACCTGCCCGGCACCGTGGTGCGCTTCTCGGGGATCTACGGCCCCGGCCGCGACCGCCTGATCCGCCAGGTCGGCGAGGGCCGCATCGCGCCGGCCAGCCCCGTCATGTACTCCAACCGGATCCATCGTGACGACTGTGCCGGGGCGCTCGCCCACCTGATCGGCCTGGCCCTGGCCGACGAGCCTGTCGCGTCGCTCTATCTCGGCAGCGACTGCGAACCGGCGCCGTTGAACGAGGTGATGGTCTGGCTGGCGAAGCAGCTCAAGGTCGAGGCCACCGAGACCATCCAGTCCCCGCTGCGTCGCCGGGCCAGCAAGCGCTTAAGCAACGCCAGGCTGCTGGAGAGCGGCTATCGCTTCCGCTACCCGAGCTTCCGGGAGGGCTATGCCCAGGTGCTGCAGGCGGGGGGCTTCCTGCCCGAAAAGGCGTGA
- a CDS encoding hydrogen peroxide-inducible genes activator — translation MTLTELRYIVTLAQERHFGRAAERCFVSQPTLSVAVKKLEEELEVALFERSKSTVQVTPMGEKIVEQAQRVLEQSSVIRELASAGRDQLASPLRIGAIYTIGPYLFPHLIPELSRQAPQMPLYIEEGFTGNLRRKLRSGELDAIIIALPFTETDVVTKPLYEEAFEVLLPADHRWAERESIDKEDLLEERLLLLGEGHCFRDQILEACPAISHQLNSPSNTLTAEGGSLETIRHMVASKLGITVLPRSAIGTVHYESGMLISRPFTAPAPSRTVAIAWRASFPRPRAIDAVTDAIERCRQEELDPA, via the coding sequence ATGACTCTAACAGAACTCCGCTATATCGTGACACTGGCCCAGGAACGCCACTTCGGACGCGCGGCGGAGCGCTGCTTCGTCTCCCAGCCGACCCTGTCGGTGGCCGTCAAGAAGCTGGAGGAGGAGCTGGAGGTCGCGCTGTTCGAACGCTCGAAATCCACCGTGCAGGTCACCCCGATGGGGGAAAAGATCGTCGAGCAGGCCCAGCGCGTGCTGGAGCAGAGCAGCGTGATCAGGGAGCTCGCCTCGGCCGGCCGCGACCAGCTGGCCAGCCCCCTGCGCATCGGCGCCATCTACACCATCGGGCCCTACCTGTTCCCGCACCTGATTCCGGAACTCTCCCGTCAGGCGCCCCAGATGCCGCTCTACATCGAGGAGGGCTTCACCGGGAACCTGCGCCGCAAGCTGAGAAGCGGCGAGCTGGACGCCATCATCATCGCGCTGCCCTTCACCGAGACCGACGTGGTCACCAAGCCGCTCTACGAGGAGGCCTTCGAGGTGCTGCTGCCGGCCGACCACCGCTGGGCCGAGCGCGAGAGCATCGACAAGGAGGACCTGCTGGAGGAGCGCCTGCTGCTGCTCGGCGAGGGGCACTGCTTCCGCGACCAGATCCTCGAGGCCTGTCCGGCCATCAGCCACCAGCTCAACAGCCCCTCCAACACGCTCACCGCCGAGGGCGGCTCGCTTGAGACCATCCGCCACATGGTGGCCTCGAAACTCGGCATCACCGTGCTTCCGCGCTCGGCCATCGGTACCGTCCACTATGAGAGCGGCATGCTGATCAGCCGCCCCTTCACCGCCCCGGCTCCCTCGCGGACCGTGGCCATCGCCTGGCGCGCCAGCTTCCCGCGGCCCCGGGCCATCGATGCCGTCACCGACGCCATCGAGCGCTGCCGACAGGAAGAGCTCGACCCGGCATGA